TGCGCGACCAGCACCATCCGCTCCTTCTGCACCGCCCCGGTGTTCAGGGCGATCGCCTCGTCGGCAGTCAGCAAACCGTCGAGCATGGCCACGCCGATGCGCTCCTTGCCGTCGCCCTCGATGGTCGAGACGTGGGTCGCCAGCTTGCCGACCGTCTGCGCGTTCGCCGAGTTGAGGGGCGTGTTCGCGAGCACCACGATCTGCACGTCCAGCTTGCCCGTCGTGGCCAGCGCCGCGTCCCAGTCGGGTCCGGTGGAGTCCACCTGGACACCCCAGACCCTCGTCGGTGGCGGCGACTGGTTGAACGCGGCACCGATGGCCCGCACGAGGTCGTTGGCGCTCTCCTGCGTCACCGTCTCTCCGCTGGTGTGGGCGTGTGCCAGGGCCGCGTCCAGGGTGAGCGTGAAGCCCGTCGCGGCGGACGCCGCGTTGGTCACCGTACGGACCTCCGAGGCCGTGCCGGTACCGATCCGCACGGTGGTGGCGGCCGGGACGTTGAGGGTGGCGGTGACGCTGGTCGCGCCTTCGGCGGCGTCGGCGGCCAGCGTGGTCGACCCGTCCGTGTAGGCGTCGGCCGCGGCCGACGGCGAGGTGAAGTCCTTGGGCGGCGACTCCGCGGTGCCGATCCCGCCCCTGCCGATGATGGCGATGTCCCCGAACGCCCGGACGGCGGGCGCGAACAGATTGCTGCTGGCGGTGACATCGATGTACTTGACCGCCATCGACCGCTCCTTACGTGAGGCGTGACGCCCGCCCGGCCGGACGTCGCGCCGGGTGCGGCCCGGCCCCGAGCCCTGCACCGGTACGGCTGCGCGTGCTCATGCGACGTCCTCGAACGCGGCCACGAAGCCCTCGGCGGCCAGCAGGTCGGACACCTGCTTCTCGGTCCCCGGGGCGGTGTCGGACACGAGCGTGGCGGCGGGGAACACCGCCAGCCACGCACTGGCGGCGAGCAGAGCCCCGCCGTCGTACTCGTCGGGCCGCGGGCGCGTGTCGTCCAGCGCCTGTCGGCACTGGACCAACCTGCGCAGCGCGGCGCCGAGATCCAGGTCGGGAAAGAACAGCACGGAGACGCGCAGCCGGTAGGTACGGCCGAGCGCGCCCGGGTCGAAGGGCGGCGGTTCCGCGTAGTGCAGGCGGTAGAGCCGGGGGAACTGCGCCTGCAGCTCCGCGTAGTCGGCGACGCCGGCCCGGCGCATCAGCTCGGTGAGGTCCAGGAAGTCGAACCGCGCGGCGAACTCCTCCTCGGAGAGCCCGGAGAGGTCCTCGGAACCGAGGGAGTCGAGCGCACCGGAGGTCAATACCACCCGGGCCGTCACCACGGTGTCCAGTTCCAGGTCTGTCCAGTACGGCGGTGCGACCGCCGGGATGTCGAGGGTGGCCCGGGCCTGCGCGGCGTCCGGCAGCAGCTTCTCCCAGCTGCCGCGGACCGTTACGGGCGGGCTCACCGGTACCTGGAACCGGGTGGTGGTGACCCGGACCTCGTCCACGAACCGGACTTCGAGCAGGCTGGGCTCGTAGACCGCGGCGAGCAGTGCGCGAACCCGGTGCCGGTCGGGATCGTCCGGGGGCACCAGCAGACGCGCCACCTGCGCCGGTTCCAGGTACCGGAGCATCAGCCGGTCGGCGAAACCGTTCATGGCATTTCCCGCGTCACAGCGGCGCTCACGGGCCGGCGCGGGCCGGGCGCCTGGTTCCGGCCAGGCCGGGCCGACCCGTGGGTGCACCGCTCGTAGGCGTGTAGGAACCCGTCGCACCGGTGCGTACGGCGTTCCGCACACATCGGTGACCCGGGATGGGACCTGGCCGGAGGGCACTGACGGGCGACGCTTCGGACCTGGTCCTTCTCCCTTTTCACGCTACGCCGTTCGCGTGGCGTCGGCATGTCGGACCGTCCGGCCGGCAGCGCACCGGAGGAACGGCCGGAGGCACCGCAGACGATCTTCTTCGCCGGCCACGACCACGTCAGGCAACCTTCGGCACCGGAATTGCCTCCTTACCCGCAGGGACAGGTACGTGAGGAACGGAGGAAGCCGTGCTGCGGCGTTCACTTCTCGGGGCGACCACCGCCGCGCTGGCACTGACCGTCATCGCCGGGCTGGGTCTGGTGGGCTGCGGTTCGCCGCGGATGGCGGCGCTGCACGCCAACTGCACGACCAAGGGCCTGAAGTGGAAGCTCACGGTCCTGCACAAGGCGCCGCACAGCACACATCGTGAGGCCCGGCTGTCCGTCGTCAACAAGAACACCCGGCCCTGCGTCTTCGGCGGCTACCCGCTCTTCGAGGTCCACGTCGGCAAGGGGCCGGAGGCCGACGGGGCGGGTCGGGGAACGGCCACGCCGATCGATCTGCGGGGCGGGGGCACGGTGACCACGGCGCTGCGCTACAAGGACACCGACGGAGCCGCCGGCCCGGCCTCCACGGCCTCCTCCCCCGGCTGCATCGTCAGCAACGACGAGGCCATCGTCGCCGCCCCGCACGACCACGAGGGCGGCCGCCGGCCGATAGTCGCCCGCGACGAGTCGGGCCGGCGCACCCTGCTGGACGTCTGCGAGGACACGATCTGGATGAGCCCGCCCGCGGAAGTCGCCAAGTAGCACCGCCCCCGGCGGCACTCCTTTCCAGCTCCGGCCGTCCTCCGCTCCCGGCAGCCGCGGCCCCGGCCGTGCCTGACGTTGCGTCAGAAGGGCCCGGCTTGTGAGCCCCTCGCGCCCGGCGCCGGAGCGGCTGCTGCCTTCGTCCGGGTGACGCACCGGAGTGTCGTTTGGACGGGCCCCGGCCGTCCGACACCGTGAGGGTCCGTGCGCCCTTCTCTTCTTCGCCTCGTCACCGCAGCGGCCCTCCTCGTGGCGACCGCCGGCTGCGTCTCCGTGCCGGACAGCCCCTCCGGGCCGGGGCCCGCCCCCGCACACGACGGACGGACCCTGGCTCCCGACCGGCCCGCACCGCTGCGCCTGCCCACCCCGGACCGGCCCCCTGAGCGGATGGCGGTCGCCGAAGCCCACCGGGACGGGAAGCGGCCGTCGGGGCCGCACGCCACCGGTCACCGACACAGGCACCGGCACCGGCCGCGCGCTCACCGGGCCACGGCACACACGAAAACGGCGTCGCGGGAGCGGCGGACGCCCCGCCCGCCCCGCGCCGCCGCCGCACGGCCGCGCCCGGCCGGGGCCCGCCCGGCGCACCGGCGGCACGCCGCCCCGCCCACGGCGCGGAGGCCGCCCCGTCCGCGGGCCACGGTCGACCCCGGCGTGGTGTGCCGGATGGCCTCCCCGCACGTCCGGAAGGACCTGGTGACACTGTGCCGCGGCGTCTACGGAAGCTGAGGCCATCGGCTCACCGGCCCTTCCGGGGCCGCCCGGGCGGCCAACCACCGTCCCCCGCAGGCAAGTTGTTGAACCTTGAGCGAATCCGTTGTGTCTTGGTATGTCGCGACTGGGTAACGTCGGCACGCTTTCCCGCACCCGGTCCTTAATCTGAGCGTCCGCCGGGCCCGCAGTGGGGGGTGCCCGGCCCGAACCCAAGGACTCTCATGCTCCGTTTGCGTGCTCTTGCCGTCGCTGCCGTCACGGCCTGTGCCGGCGCCGCCTTGCTGCCCGCGCCCGCGCAGGCCGCCGGCTCCGTCCACCTCTACAAGATCTACTACGACAGCCCCGGCCCGGACACCCGCTCCGCCAAGAGCCTCAACGCCGAGTACGTACAGATCAAGAACTCCACCGGCAGGGCCGTCAGCCTCACCGGGTGGACGCTGACGGACGCCTCCCGGCACACGTACACCTTCGGCTCCTACGCGCTCGGCGCGGGGAAGACGGTCACCGTCCACACCGGCAAGGGCACGAACACCGCGGCGCACCGCTACCAGGGCCGCGGCGCGTACGTGTGGAACAACGACCGCGACACGGCCACGCTGAGGCGGGCGAGCGGCAGCACGGCCGACAGCTGCTCCTACAACTCCACGCGGACCGACTACAAGATGTGCTGACGGCACGCGCACGGCGCCCCTGCCCAGCGGGCGGGGACGCCGTGCGCGCTCCTGCTTCGGTGTTCGGAGGCTAGGGGGTCTCGTGCAGCACCATCGCGGACCCGCCACCACGCCGCTTCGGCTCGGCCACCGCCTGGGTCCGGCCGTCGGAGAGGAACTCCAGGGCGGCCACCGCGCCGATCTCCGGCGACGGGGTGAATGCCTTCGGGGCCTCGACGAAGTGCTGGCCCAGCCGGTCCAGGGCGGCGCGCTCAGGGGACTTGAGGAAGGCCGGTTCGGCCTCGGTGTCCGTACGGTTGCGCTGGGAGATCCGGGGTGCGGCCACCGCTTCGGGCAGCGTCATGCCCAGGTCCACGCGGTTGACCAGGGTCTGCAGCACGGTCGTGATGATCGTGGCGCCTCCGGGCGAGCCGACGGCGAGGAGCGGCCGGCCGTGCTTCAGGACGATCGTCGGGGACATGCTGCTGCGCGGCCGCTTGCCCGGACCGGGCAGGTTCGGGTCGGGCACGTCCTTGGCGAGAGGCGTGAAGTCGAAGTCGGTCAGCTCGTTGTTGAGCAGGAAGCCGCGTCCCGGCACGGTGATCGCGGAGCCACCGGTCTGCTCGATCGTGAGGGTGTACGACACCACGTTGCCCCAGCGGTCGGAGGCCACCAGGTGCGTGGTCGAGGGGCCTTCGTACGGGTCGGTGGTACCGGTCCGCTTGGTGCACCCGGCACTCGGCCGACGCGGGTCCGCGGGCGCGACCGGGCTGGTCAGGGTGGCCGTGGGGCTGATCAGGCAGGCGCGGTCCTTGGCGAACTTCTTGGCCAGCAGCGCCTTGGTGGGCACGTCGGAGAACGCCGGGTCGCCCACCCACCGGTTGCGGTCGGCGAACGCGATCCGGCTGGCTTCGAGGTAGTGGTGGAGCGCCTGCACCCGGTCGGCCGCCGACAGGTGGAAGTTCTCCAGGATGTTGAGCGCCTCGCCGACGGTGGTGCCACCGGAGGAGGAGGGCGCCATGCCGTACACGTCGAGGCCACGGTAGGTGGTGTGGGTCGGATCGCGGCGCAGCGCGGTGTACTTGGCGAGGTCGCCGGCCGCCATCAGCCCGGGGCGCACCTTGGCGTCGGAGCCCGGCGCCACCGGCGGGTGCTGCACGGTGCGGACCACATCGCGTCCGACGGCGCCGCGGTACAGCGCGTCCATCCCGTCGCGGGCGAGCTGCCGGTAGGTGCGCGCGAGGTCCGGGTTGCGGAACCGCGAGCCCACGACGGGGAGTTCGCCGTGCGGCAGGAAGAGCTTCGCGGTGGAGGAGATGTTCCGGAAGCGCTTCTCGTTCATCTCGGTCTGGGCGCGGAACTCGTCGTTGACGACGAAGCCGTCCGCGGCGAGCCGGGTCGCCGGCCGCAGCGCCTTGGCCGGCGAGATCGTCCCCCAGTCGCGGAGGGCCTTCTCCCAGGTCGCCGGAGTGCCCGGCACGCCAACGGAGAGGCCGGAGTTGACGGCATCGTTGAACGGGATCGGCTTGCCGGTCGCGGGATCGAGGAAGGCGTCCGACTTCATCCGGGCCGGAGCGGTCTCCCGCCCGTCGATGGTGCTGACCTTGCCGGTACGGGCGTTGTAGTAGGTGAAGTAGCCGCCGCCCCCGATGCCCGCCGAGTACGGCTCGACGACGCCCAGCGCCGCGGCGGTGGCGACCGCGGCGTCGACGGCGTTGCCACCGTGCCGCAGCACCTCCATGCCGGCGCGGGAGGCGTAGGGGTTGACGCTGGCGACCGCGCCGCCGCTGCCGGTGGCGACGGCCTCCTTGGCGGGCGGCTTGAGCCCGGACGCGGATGCGGACGCGGAGCCGGTGCTCGGCTGGGCGCCGGCATTGACGGCGAGGACGAGGGGAACGGCGATCACCGCGACTGATGCGGCGGCGACCACGGTACGACGGACAGGCACGGCGCCTCCGGGTCTCTCGGGAGCTGAGATTGCCGAAACCCTGACAGGCGGTGACCGGCGCAGCAACGCCTGCCGGTAATAATTGCGCTACTTCTGAGGTTCCCACTCGGTAACCCGCCGTCCGGCCCCACGCGGTGCTCAGCCACCGGCCCACCAGGCGTTGTTGACCCGGGGATGCCTGCCGAACACCCGTGGCAAAATCAGCGGGTGCAGATCGGGATGCTGGGGCCATTGGAGGTGCGCACGGACGACGGCGGCTCGGCCGACGTGCCGGGCGCGCGGTTGCGCGGACTGCTGATCGCCCTTGCGCTCAAGCCGGGTCAGGTGGTCCCGAAATCGTCGCTCGTCGACTGGATCTGGGGGGAGCACCCGCCCGCCGATGCGACGAACGCCTTGCAGCGCTTGGTTTCCCGGCTGCGGAAGGCACTGCCGGACGGGGTGGTCGAGGGGCAGCCGGAGGGCTACCGGTTGGCGGTGCGGCCCGACGCCGTCGACGCGGTGCGGTTCGAACGCCTCGTCAGCGCGGGCCAGGCCCGTACCGAGGACGGTTCCCGGCGGGTGCGGCTGCTGCGCGAGGCCCTCGGACTGTGGCGCGGTGCGGCCCTCCAGGACGTCGGCCTGCAGGACAGTCCCGCGTTCGACGCCGCGGTCGACCGGCTGGAGGGGTTGCGCCTGACGGCCACGGAGGAGCGGGCCGACGCGGACGTCACCCTCGGGCGCGGGGCGGAGCTGGTCACGGAGCTGACCGACCTGGTGGCCGCCCACCCGGTGCGGGAACGGCTCGTCGGCACGCTGATGCGCGCCCTCGTCGCGGCCGGTCGGGACAGCGAGGCGCTGCTGGTGTACCAGCGCGCCAGGGAGGCCCTGGCCGACACGCTGGGCGCCGACCCCTCACCGGAGCTGTCCGCGTTGCACGTCGCGCTGCTGCGGGGCGAGTTGGGACGGCGCGAGGAGAGCCGCCGGACCAACCTGCGTGCCGAACTCACCAGCTTCGTCGGCAAGGACGCCGACGTCGCCGCGGTCCGCGAACTCCTCGCCGGACACCGGCTCACCACCCTGATCGGGCCGGGCGGCTCGGGCAAGACCAGGCTGGCCACCGAGACCGCCCGCACCCTGCTCGGCGACCTGCCGGACGGGGCCTGGCTGGTGGAGCTCGCCGCCGTCGGGGCGGACGGCGACGTGGCGCAGTCGACGCTCGCCGGGCTCGGCCTCCGGGACACCCTGCTGGGCGAGGCCCCGCACGCGGAGCTGACGGACCGGATCGTCGCCGCGATCCGTGAGCGGGAGGCGCTGCTGATCCTGGACAACTGCGAGCACGTGATCGAGTCCGCGGCGGTGTTCGCCCACCGGGTGCTCGGGGAGTGCCGGCGGCTGCGGATCCTGGCGACGAGCCGGGAGCCGCTCGGCATCACCGGGGAGGCGCTGTGGCCGGTCGAGCCGCTGGCCCTGCCGGAGGGGGACGCGGGCCCGGACGAGATCGCGTCCTCACCCGCCGTCCAGCTGCTGCGGGACCGGGCCGGAGCGGTGCGCCGGGATCTCACGGTCGACGCCCCCACCCTGGCGACGATGGTGCGCATCTGCCGGGCGCTGGACGGGATGCCCCTGGCGATCGAACTGGCCGCGGCCAGGCTGCGCACCATGTCCGTCGACCAGCTCGCCCACCGGCTCGACGACCGGTTCCGCCTGCTGACCGGCGGCAGCCGCACCGCGCTGCCGCGGCACCGGACGCTGCGCGCGGTGGTCGACTGGAGCTGGGAACTGCTCAGCGACGCCGAACGGACGGTCCTGCGCAGACTCTCGGTGTTCTCCGGCGGGGCGAGCCTGGAGGCGGCCGAACGGGTCTGTGCGGGCGACGCGGTCGGGCCGGAGCAGGTACTCGAACTGCTCACCGCGCTGACCGAGAAGTCGCTGCTGCTCGCCGAGGACGGCAGCGTCCCGCGCTACCGCATGCTCGGCACGATCAAGGAGTACGCCGGGCAACGGCTCGCGGAGGCGGGCGAATCGGACCTGGCGCGCCACGCGCACCTCGACTACTTCACCGGACTCGCCGAGGCCGCGGAACCGTGTCTTCGCCGCGCCGAGCAGTTGGACTGGCTGACCACGCTCGGGGCCGAGCA
The sequence above is a segment of the Streptomyces lydicus genome. Coding sequences within it:
- a CDS encoding DUF4232 domain-containing protein produces the protein MLRRSLLGATTAALALTVIAGLGLVGCGSPRMAALHANCTTKGLKWKLTVLHKAPHSTHREARLSVVNKNTRPCVFGGYPLFEVHVGKGPEADGAGRGTATPIDLRGGGTVTTALRYKDTDGAAGPASTASSPGCIVSNDEAIVAAPHDHEGGRRPIVARDESGRRTLLDVCEDTIWMSPPAEVAK
- a CDS encoding lamin tail domain-containing protein, which encodes MLRLRALAVAAVTACAGAALLPAPAQAAGSVHLYKIYYDSPGPDTRSAKSLNAEYVQIKNSTGRAVSLTGWTLTDASRHTYTFGSYALGAGKTVTVHTGKGTNTAAHRYQGRGAYVWNNDRDTATLRRASGSTADSCSYNSTRTDYKMC
- the ggt gene encoding gamma-glutamyltransferase yields the protein MPVRRTVVAAASVAVIAVPLVLAVNAGAQPSTGSASASASGLKPPAKEAVATGSGGAVASVNPYASRAGMEVLRHGGNAVDAAVATAAALGVVEPYSAGIGGGGYFTYYNARTGKVSTIDGRETAPARMKSDAFLDPATGKPIPFNDAVNSGLSVGVPGTPATWEKALRDWGTISPAKALRPATRLAADGFVVNDEFRAQTEMNEKRFRNISSTAKLFLPHGELPVVGSRFRNPDLARTYRQLARDGMDALYRGAVGRDVVRTVQHPPVAPGSDAKVRPGLMAAGDLAKYTALRRDPTHTTYRGLDVYGMAPSSSGGTTVGEALNILENFHLSAADRVQALHHYLEASRIAFADRNRWVGDPAFSDVPTKALLAKKFAKDRACLISPTATLTSPVAPADPRRPSAGCTKRTGTTDPYEGPSTTHLVASDRWGNVVSYTLTIEQTGGSAITVPGRGFLLNNELTDFDFTPLAKDVPDPNLPGPGKRPRSSMSPTIVLKHGRPLLAVGSPGGATIITTVLQTLVNRVDLGMTLPEAVAAPRISQRNRTDTEAEPAFLKSPERAALDRLGQHFVEAPKAFTPSPEIGAVAALEFLSDGRTQAVAEPKRRGGGSAMVLHETP
- a CDS encoding BTAD domain-containing putative transcriptional regulator, translating into MQIGMLGPLEVRTDDGGSADVPGARLRGLLIALALKPGQVVPKSSLVDWIWGEHPPADATNALQRLVSRLRKALPDGVVEGQPEGYRLAVRPDAVDAVRFERLVSAGQARTEDGSRRVRLLREALGLWRGAALQDVGLQDSPAFDAAVDRLEGLRLTATEERADADVTLGRGAELVTELTDLVAAHPVRERLVGTLMRALVAAGRDSEALLVYQRAREALADTLGADPSPELSALHVALLRGELGRREESRRTNLRAELTSFVGKDADVAAVRELLAGHRLTTLIGPGGSGKTRLATETARTLLGDLPDGAWLVELAAVGADGDVAQSTLAGLGLRDTLLGEAPHAELTDRIVAAIREREALLILDNCEHVIESAAVFAHRVLGECRRLRILATSREPLGITGEALWPVEPLALPEGDAGPDEIASSPAVQLLRDRAGAVRRDLTVDAPTLATMVRICRALDGMPLAIELAAARLRTMSVDQLAHRLDDRFRLLTGGSRTALPRHRTLRAVVDWSWELLSDAERTVLRRLSVFSGGASLEAAERVCAGDAVGPEQVLELLTALTEKSLLLAEDGSVPRYRMLGTIKEYAGQRLAEAGESDLARHAHLDYFTGLAEAAEPCLRRAEQLDWLTTLGAEHDNIGAAMHGALAAGEAQAAMRLAAGAGWYWWLSGHKTEGMEHLTAATEVPGEVTDEVRAVVYALIVNFVTSGPGDEHQAAEWIHKAYEFSRRSLHSPSRHPLMGFITPLERMLRAPDAFLPAFESLLDDEDPWARALARLHLGKMRIVLGQEGRDADVYLEKALAEFRAIGERFGISFALTELAERIAVRGEFAAACEHYEEAIAVVTELGAAEDVLRMRSQQARLYWLLGDEDAGAAAVAEAERHAERATWPGALALLALAKAGLARWGGDAAEAHRQLGVATALLGDEAQRANIRAVTHDLLGYLADDLGEARAHRAAACRAAAEAGHAPLIAQVLVGVADLALRHDEHEQAVRLLAASADVRGLQDRSHPDVTRIEQAARRRLGDARFAEAAREGTRTDWSHLVEATLAS